In Nocardia asteroides, a single genomic region encodes these proteins:
- a CDS encoding TetR/AcrR family transcriptional regulator, with product MAQKIGDQRRRPQQERSRESRERILTAATQLFAAHGVGNVSTNRIAAHAGMSIGSLYRYFADKEAILETLRLRLVGELEEQFTAAVLAGMTLAPAESFARSLHGIADTLARRRELVRALSPHATLEALGLGDLERRLLVLTRGYLLNLLGPLPDAELEVKAYVMVSVGVASSLRIGLEAPANLDRDQVIAEIARMVAGWLQP from the coding sequence GTGGCCCAGAAGATCGGTGACCAGCGGCGCAGGCCGCAGCAGGAGCGTTCGCGGGAATCCCGCGAGCGGATCCTGACCGCCGCGACTCAGCTCTTCGCCGCGCACGGGGTCGGAAACGTCTCGACCAATCGCATCGCCGCGCACGCGGGCATGAGCATCGGCTCGCTCTACCGCTACTTCGCGGACAAGGAGGCGATCCTGGAGACGCTGCGGCTGCGCCTGGTCGGCGAGCTGGAGGAACAGTTCACCGCCGCCGTGCTCGCGGGCATGACCCTCGCCCCCGCCGAGTCCTTCGCCCGCAGCCTGCACGGCATCGCCGACACCCTCGCCCGCCGCCGCGAACTGGTCCGCGCCCTCTCCCCGCACGCCACCCTGGAGGCGCTCGGTCTCGGCGACCTCGAACGCCGCCTGCTCGTCCTCACCCGCGGCTACCTGCTCAACCTGCTCGGCCCCCTCCCCGACGCCGAACTGGAGGTCAAGGCCTACGTCATGGTCAGCGTCGGCGTAGCGAGCAGCCTCCGCATCGGCCTGGAGGCCCCGGCCAACCTGGACCGCGACCAGGTCATCGCGGAGATCGCCCGCATGGTTGCCGGTTGGCTCCAGCCGTAG
- a CDS encoding oxygenase MpaB family protein produces the protein MATRIAPDEFRYWDRVNDPAVQRMRRLWRTIFRFDPQPDDELVHRFAAAYYQADPVAEAFVDEVYLGEAGPKAGRAMLDLALEHGIDAVPDPPATLVRLFAEFETPPPWLEPALVERGAEVFRRWGTSVFAFATTSTLEMYSESSITKPLAYTGGYAGARAHKRQLETVRFWIDISEPGGLELGARGRQTTMRVRIMHVFIRRKLVRRPEWDAAALGVPISVGDATLTLMAGSVVPGLALWSIGLQTTKREIEATLHFWRYVGYLLGVQPDWYPRDFRESVQLMFAAFVKRAHTAGADGAELVESYLPAFEPKPGTPWRKRLRDEVNYRMQIGYTAFWLPPGTYARHAMPRRLPWVLHPLAQFPVLLTLETARRLIPGLDRVADRVQRARRESWYRNEMGAAAAEYTPVEEFRR, from the coding sequence GTGGCAACTCGAATAGCGCCGGACGAATTCAGGTACTGGGACCGGGTGAACGACCCGGCCGTACAGCGCATGCGCAGGCTCTGGCGCACGATCTTCCGCTTCGACCCGCAACCCGACGACGAGCTCGTGCACCGCTTCGCCGCCGCCTACTACCAGGCCGACCCGGTCGCCGAGGCCTTCGTGGACGAGGTCTACCTGGGCGAAGCCGGTCCCAAGGCGGGCCGCGCCATGCTCGACCTCGCGCTGGAGCACGGCATCGACGCCGTGCCCGACCCGCCCGCCACCCTGGTCCGGCTCTTCGCCGAGTTCGAGACCCCGCCGCCCTGGCTGGAGCCGGCGCTCGTCGAGCGCGGCGCCGAGGTCTTCCGCCGCTGGGGCACCTCGGTCTTCGCCTTCGCCACCACCAGCACGCTGGAGATGTACTCGGAGAGCTCGATCACCAAGCCGCTGGCCTACACCGGCGGCTACGCGGGCGCCCGCGCGCACAAGCGGCAACTGGAGACGGTGCGGTTCTGGATCGACATCTCCGAGCCGGGCGGCCTGGAGCTCGGCGCCCGCGGCAGGCAGACCACCATGCGGGTGCGGATCATGCACGTCTTCATCCGGCGCAAACTGGTGCGGCGCCCGGAGTGGGACGCCGCCGCCTTGGGCGTGCCGATCAGCGTCGGCGACGCCACGCTCACCCTGATGGCGGGCAGCGTGGTGCCCGGGCTCGCGCTCTGGAGCATCGGGCTGCAGACCACGAAGCGGGAGATCGAGGCGACGCTGCACTTCTGGCGCTACGTCGGGTACCTGCTCGGCGTGCAGCCCGACTGGTACCCGCGCGACTTCCGGGAGTCGGTGCAGCTCATGTTCGCCGCCTTCGTGAAGCGCGCGCACACCGCGGGGGCGGACGGGGCTGAACTGGTCGAGTCCTACCTGCCCGCCTTCGAGCCGAAGCCGGGCACACCCTGGCGCAAGCGGCTGCGCGACGAGGTCAACTACCGGATGCAGATCGGCTACACCGCCTTCTGGCTGCCGCCGGGCACCTACGCCAGGCACGCCATGCCGCGCAGGCTGCCCTGGGTGCTGCACCCGCTGGCGCAGTTCCCGGTGCTGCTCACGCTGGAGACGGCGCGCAGGCTGATCCCCGGCCTCGACCGGGTGGCCGATCGAGTGCAGCGCGCCCGCAGGGAGAGCTGGTACCGCAACGAGATGGGCGCGGCGGCAGCCGAGTA
- a CDS encoding DUF2470 domain-containing protein has protein sequence MPQSTLAPSTAERVRSACAHAEHAVLAMPGIDPTPVSVHHLRECGDAVVAVPSTSVAAVLVANSGGGGAPAVLELTDHAPIVVREPVRSLVWLRGWVRAVPLPAQRALAGEVAAELPHPMLLDVGHGLTLLRVVIKSAVVADATGAESVDVDELRTAAPDPFCAMESAWLQHMESDHADLVAMIARQLPAHLQRGIVHPLAIDRYGLTLRIEGMDGDHDFRLPFRTPADDIEGLSRAVRTLAGCPFLNGLRRI, from the coding sequence CGTCGACCGCGGAGCGGGTGCGCAGCGCCTGTGCGCACGCCGAGCACGCGGTACTCGCCATGCCCGGCATCGACCCGACCCCGGTGTCGGTGCACCACCTGCGTGAGTGCGGCGACGCGGTGGTCGCGGTGCCGAGCACCTCGGTCGCGGCGGTGCTGGTCGCCAACTCCGGCGGCGGCGGCGCGCCCGCGGTCCTCGAGCTGACCGACCACGCCCCCATCGTGGTGCGCGAGCCGGTGCGCTCCCTGGTCTGGCTGCGCGGCTGGGTGCGGGCGGTGCCGCTGCCCGCGCAGCGCGCGCTCGCGGGCGAGGTCGCCGCGGAGCTGCCGCACCCCATGCTGCTCGACGTCGGGCACGGCCTCACCCTGCTCCGCGTCGTGATCAAATCCGCCGTCGTCGCCGACGCGACCGGCGCCGAATCGGTGGACGTCGACGAGCTGCGCACCGCCGCCCCCGACCCCTTCTGCGCCATGGAATCGGCCTGGCTCCAGCACATGGAGAGCGACCACGCCGACCTGGTCGCGATGATCGCCAGGCAACTCCCCGCCCACCTGCAGCGCGGCATCGTGCACCCGCTCGCCATCGACCGCTACGGGCTGACCCTGCGCATCGAGGGCATGGACGGCGACCACGACTTCCGCCTGCCCTTCCGCACCCCCGCCGACGACATCGAAGGGTTGAGCCGGGCGGTCCGCACCTTGGCAGGCTGCCCCTTCCTGAACGGCCTGCGGAGAATCTGA